A region from the Triticum aestivum cultivar Chinese Spring chromosome 3D, IWGSC CS RefSeq v2.1, whole genome shotgun sequence genome encodes:
- the LOC123080630 gene encoding uncharacterized protein, with the protein MSPPRRRRHLCFFPSRSVAILDAVHTTRHRHRHRCCWLRKRHTAAANTSGSKASSAQINHHHAGTDIPQVAENMKQQTLFDKLPEDILHRIHSLLPIQDAACAACVSHAFLRSWRCYSKLILNDCALGLNHIEFEERKIYLIDKVDKILKNHHDKGVKVETLNLILTPCTNIKASYLDRWLRRTVKSGFKDLYLEMPLSMKKIYKFPCSVLSDEGAASSIQFLKIGSCTFHPTSTLGSLARLKTVRLSFVHTTEEGLEHLFSKSSTLEELRIFACHGIICLKIPCTMQHLKILDVQLCNMLRVVEIDAPNLCYFNYDSALPEIYVRNCSQLKHVQLSSARSSGVLFYARTSLPSIARNVESLILVGRSENANTPLLQSKLPHLKNLEIRLRAVLPKGSPPSYDFFSLVSFLDASPALESFTLHVNEYVMKHYPVVGDNYECPRQKLDLSHNRLRHMTITGFCSAKSLVELTVHILESTHSLERLTLDTTYDYNRCIQGPGTIGKCTTSSRIAKCWPMSKRGVDEAHRAVKTVGRYIAGRVPLAVQFELMGPCSRCRYHTGSR; encoded by the exons aTGTCGCCCCCTCGTCGTCGTCGGCACCTATGTTTTTTCCCATCTCGATCCGTGGCGATCCTCGACGCGGTGCACACGACAcggcatcggcatcggcatcgGTGTTGTTGGCTGCGGAAACGTCATACGGCTGCTGCAA ATACTAGTGGATCAAAGGCTTCGTCGGCTCAAATAAACCATCATCACGCTGGTACTGATATTCCTCAAGTTGCTGAGAATATGAAACAACAAACTCTTTTTGACAAACTACCGGAG gacatctTACATCGTATACATTCTCTCTTACCAATACAAGACGCTGCTTGTGCTGCCTGTGTGTCTCATGCATTTCTGCGTTCATGGAGATGCTATTCCAAACTCATACTCAACGACTGTGCGCTTGGGTTGAATCACATAGAATTTGAGGAAAGAAAAATCTATCTCATTGACAAAGTTGACAAAATTCTTAAAAACCATCATGACAAAGGGGTGAAGGTGGAGACACTTAACCTTATTCTTACCCCTTGCACCAATATCAAAGCCTCCTACCTGGACAGGTGGCTCCGAAGAACCGTTAAGTCTGGGTTTAAAGATCTTTACTTGGAGATGCCTTTATCCATGAAGAAAATTTACAAATTCCCGTGTTCAGTTTTGTCTGATGAGGGAGCTGCAAGTTCAATTCAGTTTCTTAAAATCGGCTCTTGCACTTTTCATCCCACATCAACACTTGGCTCCTTGGCAAGGTTGAAAACTGTAAGATTGTCTTTTGTCCACACTACCGAGGAAGGATTGGAGCACTTGTTTTCAAAATCTTCTACCCTAGAGGAGCTCAGAATATTCGCATGCCATGGGATAATTTGCTTGAAAATACCTTGTACGATGCAGCATCTCAAGATACTTGATGTTCAACTTTGCAACATGCTGCGGGTTGTAGAGATTGATGCTCCAAACCTCTGCTATTTTAACTATGACAGCGCTTTGCCAGAAATCTACGTGAGAAATTGTTCTCAACTTAAGCATGTACAGTTATCATCTGCACGCTCGTCTGGTGTTCTTTTTTATGCTCGCACTAGTCTTCCGTCCATCGCACGGAATGTTGAGAGTCTTATTTTGGTTGGTCGTAGCGAG AATGCCAACACTCCGTTGCTACAATCCAAGCTACCCCACCTCAAGAACTTGGAAATTAGACTCAGAGCAGTCCTCCCCAAAGGCTCCCCTCCAAGCTATGACttcttttctttggtttcttttcttGATGCTTCTCCTGCCTTGGAGTCTTTCACCCTACAC GTAAATGAGTATGTCATGAAACACTATCCTGTTGTTGGAGATAATTACGAATGCCCGAGGCAGAAGCTGGACTTGTCGCATAACCGCCTCAGACACATGACGATCACGGGATTCTGTTCAGCCAAGAGCCTGGTTGAGCTCACGGTTCACATCCTTGAGAGCACACACTCGCTTGAGCGCTTGACGCTGGACACAACCTATGACTACAATAGGTGTATTCAAGGGCCTGGTACCATTGGCAAATGCACTACCTCAAGTAGGATTGCCAAATGCTGGCCGATGAGCAAGAGAGGTGTTGACGAAGCTCATAGAGCTGTGAAGACTGTTGGTAGATACATAGCTGGGAGAGTTCCATTGGCTGTTCAATTTGAGCTCATGGGGCCCTGTAGTCGATGCCGGTACCATACCGGCAGCCGGTAG